One Streptomyces sp. NBC_00223 genomic window carries:
- the rodA gene encoding rod shape-determining protein RodA gives MSVQSYSVRRFTPERSTLGKMFARDSVVRRVDWLMLLAVLALCAIGTLLVYSATRNRTYLTHGDQYYFLMRHLMNAGIGLGLAVGAMAIGHHRMRSVVPFFYALSILGILAVLSPLGSTVNGAHAWIVIGGGFSLQPSEFVKVAIIIGMAMVLSARVDAGDKEHPDHRTVLQSLAIAGLPVLIILMMPDLGSVMVLGAIVLGVLLASGASNRWVFGLIVSGITGAVLVWQLGILDKYQIDRFAAFANPALDPSGVGYNTSQARIAIGSGGLLGKGLFHGSQTSGQFVPEQQTDFVFSVAGEELGFVGAGLIIALIGVILWRACSIARSATDLYGTIVAAGVVAWFGFQSFENVGMTLGIMPVTGIPLPFVSYGGSSMFANCIAIGLLQSVRMQRPMSA, from the coding sequence ATGAGCGTGCAGAGCTACTCGGTCCGGCGGTTCACCCCGGAACGGTCCACGCTGGGCAAGATGTTCGCCCGCGACTCGGTGGTACGCCGGGTGGACTGGCTGATGCTGCTGGCGGTGCTGGCGCTGTGCGCGATCGGCACCCTGCTGGTGTACTCGGCGACCCGTAACCGCACCTACCTCACCCATGGCGACCAGTACTACTTCCTGATGCGCCATCTGATGAACGCCGGTATCGGCCTGGGGCTCGCGGTGGGCGCCATGGCGATAGGGCACCACCGGATGCGCAGCGTCGTGCCGTTCTTCTACGCGCTGTCGATCCTCGGCATTCTCGCCGTCCTCAGTCCGCTGGGCTCGACCGTCAACGGCGCGCACGCGTGGATCGTGATCGGCGGCGGCTTCTCGCTCCAGCCCTCGGAGTTCGTCAAGGTCGCGATCATCATCGGCATGGCCATGGTGCTCTCCGCCCGGGTGGACGCGGGCGACAAGGAGCACCCCGACCACCGTACGGTGCTCCAGTCGCTGGCCATCGCCGGGCTGCCCGTGCTGATCATCCTGATGATGCCGGACCTCGGTTCGGTGATGGTGCTCGGCGCGATCGTGCTCGGGGTGCTGCTGGCGTCCGGCGCGTCCAACCGGTGGGTCTTCGGCCTGATCGTCTCGGGCATCACCGGCGCGGTCCTGGTCTGGCAGCTCGGCATCCTCGACAAGTACCAGATCGACCGGTTCGCGGCCTTCGCCAACCCCGCGCTCGACCCGTCCGGTGTCGGCTACAACACTAGCCAGGCGCGGATCGCCATCGGCTCGGGCGGGCTGCTCGGCAAGGGCCTCTTCCACGGCAGCCAGACCAGCGGCCAGTTCGTGCCCGAGCAGCAGACCGACTTCGTCTTCTCCGTCGCGGGCGAGGAACTGGGCTTCGTCGGCGCCGGTCTGATCATCGCGCTGATCGGTGTCATCCTCTGGCGGGCCTGCTCCATCGCCCGCAGCGCCACGGATCTGTACGGCACGATCGTGGCCGCCGGGGTGGTCGCCTGGTTCGGCTTCCAGTCCTTCGAGAACGTGGGCATGACGCTCGGCATCATGCCGGTGACGGGTATCCCCCTACCCTTTGTGTCCTACGGCGGTTCGTCGATGTTCGCCAACTGCATCGCCATAGGGCTGCTCCAGTCCGTGCGGATGCAGCGGCCGATGTCGGCGTGA
- a CDS encoding CHAD domain-containing protein: MGQRRGDRIGDTAPGEAAASADGGAGTEGGTRRAGEPGTAGETALAYLRTQVDAIHALDPAVRRAEEDAVHRMRVATRRARSALKSFRRELDRAATDPLAAELKWLAAVLGAARDREVLAARLDLRLAELDPARATEAARRRLRAPAVSHDDAQAEVVRVLDGERRAALAAALEALLAAPPYLPGAAAPADGAAGATVRRDRKRLRRRIGAALVLPPGAARDIALHEARKAAKRARYSAEAVRPVLGEWAAGYTARVKAVQQLLGEHQDSVMCRAELSRLRADALAAGEDPAPYDAIARREHALAAGTEERLPGVWDEVVRA, from the coding sequence ATGGGGCAGCGGCGCGGCGACAGGATCGGGGATACGGCCCCGGGCGAGGCCGCCGCGTCCGCTGACGGTGGGGCCGGCACCGAGGGCGGGACGCGCCGCGCGGGGGAGCCCGGGACGGCCGGGGAGACCGCCCTCGCGTATCTGCGGACCCAGGTCGACGCGATCCACGCCCTCGACCCCGCCGTGCGCCGGGCCGAGGAGGACGCCGTGCACCGGATGCGGGTCGCCACCCGCCGGGCGCGCAGCGCGCTCAAGAGCTTCCGCCGCGAACTCGACCGCGCCGCCACCGACCCGCTCGCCGCCGAACTCAAGTGGCTCGCGGCGGTACTCGGCGCCGCCCGCGACCGGGAAGTCCTCGCCGCCCGTCTCGACCTGCGGCTGGCCGAACTCGACCCCGCCCGGGCCACCGAGGCCGCCCGCCGGCGGCTCCGCGCCCCCGCCGTCTCCCACGACGACGCCCAGGCCGAGGTGGTCCGCGTGCTCGACGGCGAGCGCCGCGCCGCCCTGGCAGCCGCCCTCGAAGCGCTGCTCGCCGCGCCCCCGTACCTCCCCGGCGCCGCCGCGCCCGCCGACGGGGCCGCCGGGGCGACCGTACGGCGGGACCGCAAGCGGCTGCGCCGCCGGATCGGGGCCGCGCTCGTCCTGCCGCCGGGCGCCGCGCGGGACATCGCCCTGCACGAGGCCCGCAAGGCCGCCAAGCGCGCCCGTTACTCCGCGGAGGCCGTACGGCCCGTGCTCGGCGAGTGGGCGGCCGGGTACACCGCACGGGTGAAAGCCGTGCAGCAGCTGCTCGGCGAGCACCAGGACAGCGTGATGTGCCGCGCCGAGCTGTCCCGGCTGCGCGCGGACGCCCTGGCCGCGGGCGAGGACCCGGCGCCCTACGACGCGATCGCCCGCCGGGAACACGCGCTGGCCGCGGGCACCGAGGAGCGGCTGCCCGGGGTGTGGGACGAGGTCGTCCGGGCCTGA
- a CDS encoding CARDB domain-containing protein: MKRKQLSRRLITGFVTAGLIAVGLLPLSAASAADRSDLALGKSVSASGAVGGYPASAVNDGNQATYWESTNNAFPQWLQIDLGTSAGVDEVVLKLPTSWEARTEAIAVQGSTDGASFSTLSAAQGRLFSPSSANTVTIDFTSAAVRYVRLNITGNTGWPAAQISSFEIHGTQGQDPGGTGGGTGGTGGTGGTGGDPGDGTGTDLARGKAIEGSSSTFTFVAANANDGNVGSYWESSGFPSTLTVKLGADADLTSVVVKLNPDSAWGPRTQNIQVLGRGQGAAAFTSLKARADYSFSPSANQNSVRIPVSGRAADLQLAFSSNSGAPGGQVAELQVIGTPAPNPDLTVTALSWTPTSPVETDPVRVNATVRNIGTAASPATTVNVSVGGIVAGSAAVGALAPGASTTVGVDVGKRAMGSYRVSAVVDPTDTVIEQDNDNNGFTATAQLVVAQAPGPDLQVLDIGSSPANPAVGSAVSFTVSVHNRGTTAAGATVTRLTVGGTTLDTDTPSVAAGATTVVNVRGTWTAVSGGATLTATADATGLVAETDETNNAFSRSIVVGRGAAVPYVEYEAEDGRYNGTLLQADALRTFGHTNFATESSGRKSVRLNSTGQYVEFTSTNPTNSIVVRNSIPDAPGGGGIDATISLYANNTFVRKLTLSSKHSWLYGNTDGPEALTNSPQGDARRLFDETSALLSSTYPAGTTFRLQRDSDDSASFYIIDLVDLEQVAPPKAKPAECTSITAYGAVPDDGIDDTDAIQRAVTDDQNGVISCVWIPPGQWRQEKKILTADPLHRGQYNQVGISNVTIRGAGMWYSQLYTLTEPQNAVGSINHPHEGNFGFDIDNNTQISDIAIFGSGRIRGGDGNAEGGVGLNGRFGKNTKISNVWIEHANVGVWVGRDYDNIPDLWGPADGLEFSGMRIRDTYADGINFTNGTRNSRVFNSSFRTTGDDSLAVWANRYVKDPSVDIGHDNHFVNNTVQLPWRANGIAIYGGYGNTVENNLIYDTMNYPGIMLATDHDPLPFSGQTLVANNGLYRTGGAFWGEAQKFGAITLFASTRDITGVTIRDTDIHDSTYDGIQFKNGGGSTPGVAITNVTIDKSNNGAGIRAQGGARGSSTLTNVTVTNSAEGSVVIEPGSGFTVTGTPHS, encoded by the coding sequence ATGAAACGCAAGCAGCTCAGCCGACGGCTGATCACCGGCTTCGTCACAGCCGGTCTGATCGCCGTCGGGCTCCTGCCGCTGTCCGCCGCCTCCGCGGCCGACCGCTCCGACCTCGCCCTCGGCAAGTCCGTCTCGGCGAGCGGAGCCGTCGGCGGCTACCCCGCCTCCGCGGTCAACGACGGCAACCAGGCGACGTACTGGGAAAGCACCAACAACGCCTTCCCGCAGTGGCTCCAGATCGACCTCGGCACCAGCGCCGGCGTCGACGAGGTGGTGCTGAAGCTGCCCACCTCGTGGGAGGCGCGCACCGAGGCCATCGCCGTGCAGGGCAGCACCGACGGCGCCAGTTTCAGCACCCTGTCCGCGGCGCAGGGACGGCTGTTCAGCCCGTCCTCGGCCAACACCGTCACCATCGACTTCACTTCGGCGGCCGTCCGGTACGTACGGCTGAACATCACCGGGAACACCGGCTGGCCCGCCGCCCAGATCTCCTCGTTCGAGATCCACGGCACGCAGGGGCAGGACCCCGGCGGCACGGGCGGCGGCACCGGCGGCACCGGCGGAACGGGCGGCACGGGCGGCGACCCCGGTGACGGCACCGGCACCGACCTGGCCCGCGGCAAGGCGATCGAGGGCTCCTCGTCGACCTTCACCTTCGTCGCGGCCAACGCCAACGACGGCAACGTCGGCAGCTACTGGGAGTCCAGCGGCTTCCCGTCGACGCTGACCGTGAAGCTCGGCGCCGACGCCGACCTCACCTCGGTCGTGGTCAAGCTCAACCCCGACTCGGCCTGGGGACCCAGAACGCAGAACATCCAGGTGCTCGGCCGGGGCCAGGGCGCCGCCGCCTTCACCTCGCTCAAGGCCCGCGCCGACTACTCCTTCAGCCCGTCGGCCAACCAGAACTCCGTACGGATACCCGTCAGCGGACGCGCCGCCGACCTCCAGCTGGCCTTCTCCAGCAACAGCGGGGCGCCCGGCGGCCAGGTCGCCGAGCTCCAGGTCATCGGCACCCCCGCGCCCAACCCCGATCTGACCGTCACCGCGCTGTCGTGGACCCCCACCTCGCCCGTGGAGACCGACCCGGTCCGGGTGAACGCGACCGTGCGCAACATCGGCACCGCCGCCTCGCCCGCGACCACGGTGAACGTCAGCGTCGGCGGGATCGTGGCGGGCAGCGCCGCCGTGGGTGCCCTCGCCCCCGGCGCCTCCACCACCGTCGGCGTCGACGTCGGCAAGCGGGCGATGGGCAGCTACCGGGTCAGCGCCGTGGTGGACCCGACCGACACCGTCATCGAGCAGGACAACGACAACAACGGCTTCACCGCCACCGCGCAACTGGTCGTCGCCCAGGCCCCTGGCCCCGACCTCCAGGTGCTCGACATCGGATCGAGCCCGGCGAACCCGGCGGTCGGCTCGGCGGTGTCGTTCACCGTCTCGGTGCACAACCGCGGCACCACCGCCGCCGGCGCGACCGTCACCCGCCTCACCGTGGGCGGCACCACGCTCGACACCGACACCCCGTCGGTCGCGGCCGGCGCCACGACCGTGGTGAACGTCCGCGGCACCTGGACCGCCGTCAGCGGCGGAGCCACCCTGACCGCCACCGCCGACGCGACCGGGCTCGTCGCCGAGACCGACGAGACCAACAACGCGTTCTCCCGCTCGATCGTGGTCGGGCGCGGCGCCGCGGTGCCGTACGTCGAGTACGAGGCCGAGGACGGCAGGTACAACGGCACCCTGCTCCAGGCCGACGCGCTGCGCACCTTCGGCCACACGAACTTCGCCACCGAGTCCTCGGGCCGCAAGTCCGTACGGCTCAACAGCACCGGCCAGTACGTCGAGTTCACCTCCACCAACCCGACGAACTCGATCGTGGTGCGCAACTCCATCCCCGACGCGCCGGGCGGCGGCGGCATCGACGCCACCATCAGCCTCTACGCCAACAACACCTTCGTCCGCAAGCTCACCCTGTCCTCGAAGCACAGCTGGCTGTACGGCAACACCGACGGCCCCGAGGCGCTGACGAACTCCCCGCAGGGCGACGCGCGCCGGCTGTTCGACGAGACCAGCGCGCTGCTGTCGAGCACCTACCCGGCCGGCACCACGTTCCGGCTCCAGCGCGACTCGGACGACTCCGCCTCCTTCTACATCATCGACCTGGTCGACCTGGAGCAGGTGGCCCCGCCCAAGGCCAAGCCGGCCGAGTGCACCTCGATCACGGCGTACGGCGCGGTGCCGGACGACGGCATCGACGACACCGACGCCATCCAGCGTGCGGTCACGGACGACCAGAACGGCGTGATCAGCTGCGTGTGGATCCCGCCGGGCCAGTGGCGGCAGGAGAAGAAGATCCTCACCGCCGACCCGCTGCACCGCGGGCAGTACAACCAGGTGGGCATCAGCAACGTCACGATTCGCGGCGCGGGCATGTGGTACTCGCAGCTCTACACCCTGACCGAGCCGCAGAACGCCGTGGGCAGCATCAACCACCCGCACGAGGGCAACTTCGGCTTCGACATCGACAACAACACCCAGATCTCGGACATCGCCATCTTCGGCTCCGGCCGGATCCGCGGCGGTGACGGCAACGCCGAGGGCGGTGTCGGCCTCAACGGCCGGTTCGGCAAGAACACCAAGATCAGCAATGTGTGGATCGAGCACGCCAACGTGGGTGTCTGGGTCGGCCGCGACTACGACAACATCCCCGATCTGTGGGGGCCGGCCGACGGCCTGGAGTTCAGCGGGATGCGCATCCGCGACACCTACGCCGACGGCATCAACTTCACCAACGGCACGCGCAACTCCCGGGTGTTCAACTCGTCCTTCCGCACCACGGGCGACGACTCCCTGGCCGTGTGGGCCAACCGGTACGTCAAGGACCCGTCGGTCGACATCGGCCACGACAACCACTTCGTCAACAACACCGTTCAGCTGCCCTGGCGGGCCAACGGCATCGCGATCTACGGCGGTTACGGCAACACGGTCGAGAACAACCTGATCTACGACACGATGAACTACCCGGGCATCATGCTGGCGACCGACCACGACCCGCTGCCCTTCTCCGGGCAGACGCTGGTCGCCAACAACGGCCTCTACCGCACGGGCGGCGCCTTCTGGGGCGAGGCGCAGAAGTTCGGCGCCATCACGCTCTTCGCGTCGACCCGTGACATCACCGGTGTCACCATCCGGGACACCGACATCCACGACTCGACCTACGACGGCATCCAGTTCAAGAACGGCGGCGGCAGCACACCCGGCGTCGCGATCACCAATGTCACGATCGACAAGTCCAACAACGGGGCCGGCATCCGGGCCCAGGGCGGCGCCCGTGGCAGCTCGACGCTGACGAATGTGACGGTCACCAATTCGGCGGAGGGCAGTGTCGTGATCGAGCCGGGCTCCGGCTTCACCGTCACCGGCACTCCCCACTCCTGA
- a CDS encoding TIGR03936 family radical SAM-associated protein — protein sequence MQRIRLRYTKRGRLRFTSHRDFQRAFERALRRAGVPMAYSAGFTPHPKVSYANAAPTGVGSEAEYLEIALAQFRDPEKLRLVLDESLPAGLDVVESVEAHTSGLAERLEASVWQVRLDGVDPDEARRAVVVFLAADTVEVQRNTKNGIRTFDCRAAVTRLDVVDEDATERGADAPRDRACAILRLVVRHLTPAVRPDDVLSGLQSTADLAPPVPAAVTRLAQGPLDEESGTVTDPLAPDRDAVAVPAGSA from the coding sequence GTGCAGCGCATTCGCCTGCGTTACACCAAGCGCGGCCGCCTCCGGTTCACCAGCCACCGCGACTTCCAGCGTGCCTTCGAGCGGGCCCTGCGCCGCGCCGGTGTGCCCATGGCGTACTCGGCCGGTTTCACCCCGCACCCCAAGGTGTCGTACGCCAACGCCGCACCCACCGGTGTCGGCAGTGAGGCGGAGTATCTGGAGATCGCCCTGGCGCAGTTCCGTGACCCGGAGAAGCTGCGGCTGGTGCTCGACGAGTCGCTGCCCGCGGGGCTCGATGTCGTCGAGTCGGTCGAGGCCCACACCTCGGGACTCGCCGAGCGGCTTGAGGCGTCCGTCTGGCAGGTGCGTCTCGACGGGGTCGACCCCGACGAGGCGCGGCGGGCGGTCGTGGTGTTCCTCGCCGCGGACACCGTGGAAGTACAGCGCAACACCAAGAACGGCATCCGCACCTTCGACTGCCGCGCCGCCGTCACACGACTGGACGTCGTGGACGAGGACGCGACGGAACGGGGTGCCGATGCGCCGCGGGATCGCGCCTGTGCGATACTGCGGCTGGTTGTGCGGCATCTGACACCTGCCGTACGGCCCGACGACGTACTGTCCGGCCTCCAATCGACGGCCGACCTCGCGCCGCCGGTCCCCGCAGCGGTGACCAGGCTGGCGCAGGGGCCGCTCGACGAGGAGTCCGGCACGGTCACCGACCCGCTCGCGCCAGATCGCGACGCCGTGGCGGTACCGGCCGGTTCCGCGTAA
- a CDS encoding GNAT family N-acetyltransferase, with product MPQLITPDIRVHASFLAAMDEFLAEGRGSTADNSMVGSDLRTWAPGWRDPEVFARYVAGLLASSREEAPRPPGYVPCSNYWWVEGDEYLGRIAVRHRLNDFLRDYGGHIGYDVRASARRRGHATAMLRATLPYTAALGVDPALITCDTANTASRKVIEACGGRYEDQRGDKLRYWVPTALG from the coding sequence ATGCCGCAGCTCATCACGCCCGACATACGGGTGCACGCCTCGTTCCTGGCCGCCATGGACGAATTCCTCGCCGAGGGGCGCGGATCGACCGCCGACAACTCGATGGTGGGCAGCGATCTGCGGACGTGGGCGCCGGGCTGGCGCGACCCGGAGGTCTTCGCGCGCTACGTCGCCGGCCTGCTCGCCTCCTCGCGGGAGGAGGCACCGCGCCCGCCGGGCTACGTGCCGTGCTCCAACTACTGGTGGGTCGAGGGCGACGAATACCTCGGCCGGATCGCCGTACGCCACCGGCTCAACGACTTCCTGCGCGACTACGGCGGCCACATCGGCTACGACGTCCGCGCCTCGGCGCGCCGCCGCGGGCACGCCACCGCGATGCTGCGCGCCACCCTCCCGTACACCGCCGCGCTCGGCGTCGACCCGGCGCTGATCACCTGCGACACCGCCAACACGGCCTCCCGCAAGGTGATCGAGGCGTGCGGCGGACGGTACGAGGACCAGCGCGGCGACAAGCTCCGCTACTGGGTGCCGACTGCGCTCGGCTAA
- a CDS encoding TIGR03960 family B12-binding radical SAM protein, with protein sequence MPVESVFPRLEALLPHVQKPIQYVGGELNSTVKEWDATDVRWALMYPDAYEVGLPNQGVMILYEVLNERERVLAERTYSVWPDLEALMREHGVPQFTVDAHRPVRAFDLFGLSFSTELGYTNMLTALDLSGIPLRAADRTLDDPIVLAGGHAAFNPEPISDFIDAAVIGDGEQAVLEITEVVRAWKAEGRPGGRDEILLRLARTGGVYVPRFYDVEYLADGRIARVVPNRSGVPWRVSKHTVMDLDEWPYPKQPLVPLAETVHERMSVEIFRGCTRGCRFCQAGMITRPVRERSITGIGEMVEKGLKATGFEEVGLLSLSSADHTEIAEVAKGLADRYEDDKIGLSLPSTRVDAFNIDLANELTRNGRRSGLTFAPEGGSERIRKVINKMVTEEDLIRTVATAYGNGWRQVKLYFMCGLPTETDEDVLQIAEMAKRVIQKGREVTGQNDIRCTVSIGGFVPKPHTPFQWAPQLGVEETDARLEKLRDAIRGDRKYARNIGFRYHDGKPGIIEGLLSRGDRRVGAVIRAVYEDGGRFDGWREHFSYDRWMRAAETELPAQGVDLAWYTTRERTVEEVLPWDHLDSGLDKDWLWEDWQDALDETEVDDCRWTPCFDCGVCPQLDLDIQIGPTGKKLLPLTVTGPGAGPAR encoded by the coding sequence ATGCCTGTCGAGTCGGTCTTCCCGCGCCTGGAAGCGCTGCTCCCGCACGTACAGAAGCCGATCCAGTACGTCGGCGGGGAGCTGAACTCCACCGTCAAGGAATGGGACGCCACCGATGTGCGCTGGGCGCTCATGTACCCCGACGCGTACGAGGTCGGGCTGCCCAACCAGGGCGTGATGATCCTCTACGAGGTGCTCAACGAGCGCGAGCGGGTGCTCGCCGAGCGCACGTACAGCGTCTGGCCGGACCTGGAAGCGCTGATGCGCGAGCACGGTGTGCCGCAGTTCACGGTCGACGCCCACCGGCCGGTGCGCGCCTTCGACCTCTTCGGCCTGAGCTTCTCCACCGAGCTGGGCTACACCAATATGCTCACCGCGCTCGATCTGTCGGGTATCCCGCTGCGGGCGGCCGACCGCACCCTGGACGACCCGATCGTGCTGGCCGGCGGGCACGCGGCCTTCAACCCCGAGCCGATCTCGGACTTCATCGACGCGGCGGTCATCGGCGACGGCGAGCAGGCCGTCCTGGAGATCACCGAGGTCGTCCGTGCCTGGAAGGCCGAGGGCAGGCCCGGCGGCCGTGACGAGATCCTGCTGCGGCTGGCCAGGACCGGCGGGGTGTACGTCCCGCGCTTCTACGACGTGGAGTATCTGGCCGACGGCCGGATCGCCCGGGTCGTCCCCAACCGGTCGGGTGTGCCGTGGCGGGTGTCCAAGCACACCGTGATGGACCTCGACGAGTGGCCGTACCCCAAGCAGCCGCTGGTGCCGCTCGCGGAGACCGTGCACGAGCGGATGTCCGTGGAGATCTTCCGCGGCTGCACCCGCGGCTGCCGCTTCTGCCAGGCGGGCATGATCACCCGGCCGGTGCGCGAGCGGTCGATCACCGGCATCGGCGAGATGGTCGAGAAGGGCCTCAAGGCGACCGGCTTCGAGGAGGTCGGCCTGCTGTCGCTCTCCTCGGCCGACCACACCGAGATCGCCGAGGTCGCCAAGGGCCTCGCCGACCGCTACGAGGACGACAAGATCGGTCTGTCGCTGCCGTCCACCCGGGTGGACGCCTTCAACATCGACCTGGCCAATGAGCTGACCCGCAACGGCCGCCGCTCCGGACTGACCTTCGCCCCCGAGGGCGGCTCCGAGCGCATCCGCAAGGTCATCAACAAGATGGTCACAGAAGAGGACCTGATCCGCACGGTCGCCACGGCCTACGGCAACGGCTGGCGGCAGGTGAAGCTGTACTTCATGTGCGGGCTGCCGACCGAGACCGACGAGGACGTGCTGCAGATCGCGGAGATGGCCAAGCGGGTCATCCAGAAGGGCCGTGAGGTCACCGGGCAGAACGACATCCGCTGCACGGTCTCCATCGGCGGCTTCGTGCCCAAGCCGCACACGCCCTTCCAGTGGGCGCCGCAGCTCGGCGTCGAGGAGACCGACGCCCGGCTGGAGAAGCTGCGCGACGCGATCCGCGGCGACCGCAAGTACGCCCGCAACATCGGTTTCCGCTACCACGACGGCAAGCCCGGCATCATCGAGGGCCTGCTCTCGCGCGGCGACCGCCGGGTCGGCGCGGTCATCCGCGCGGTGTACGAGGACGGCGGCCGCTTCGACGGCTGGCGCGAGCACTTCTCGTACGACCGCTGGATGCGGGCCGCCGAGACGGAACTGCCGGCGCAGGGCGTCGACCTGGCCTGGTACACCACCCGCGAGCGGACCGTCGAGGAGGTGCTGCCGTGGGACCACCTCGACTCGGGCCTGGACAAGGACTGGCTGTGGGAGGACTGGCAGGACGCCCTCGACGAGACCGAGGTCGACGACTGCCGCTGGACCCCGTGCTTCGACTGCGGCGTCTGCCCGCAGCTCGACCTGGACATCCAGATCGGCCCCACCGGCAAGAAGCTCCTCCCGCTGACGGTCACCGGCCCGGGCGCCGGTCCGGCGCGCTGA